TTCATAAATTCTCCACTATCCTTTTTGGACTTCGAATCGAACTCCATACAATGCGCTTGGATTGCGAAAAGGCAAACGAAATATTTCGTCTTTGATTTGCGAAAAAAAGAATCCATTCCCGAATTATAGAAACGTCGACGTTCTATTCGGATGCGGAATGATTTTTACGATAGAGCGCGGGTGAAAACCCGGTGACTTTTGCGAACTGAGAATTGAACGCAGACTTGGAATTGAATCCGACTTCGTATCCGATATCCAAAACTCCCTTGTTCGGTTCGGAGATCAATCGTTTGCAGGCTTCTTGAACCCGATAGTGATTTACCAATTCGTAAAAGCTCATCTTCTGAACCTCGTTGAGATAACGCGAGGTTTGATGCAGACTTAATCCCAATCCGGCGGCGAGATCCACCAAACGAAGTTCCCCGTCCCGGTAGAAAGCCTGTTTTTCCATGATGTCCTTCAGTCTGAGATTGGCCCTTTCGATCTCTTCGTTTAACAAAATCGTGTTTTGGTATTTCGAATTTCGGATCGCGACCGTCATCTCGTTGAAAAATCCGGGATGATTCTCCTTCAATACGAACATCAACAAAATCACGAGGACGATACAAGACGCGCCGCTTTTGAAAAGAATCTCGTTTTTGATAAAAAACGCCGAACCGATCAGAATGTTCGCGAGAACCGGAAGCAAAAGAACGGCCCATACGAGTTTTAATTCGTAGATTTCGTATTTCCGGGAGATATGCAGATACACCCTCAAACAAAGAATGGAATATGAGGAAACTTGAATACACGCGATCAACGTGGCCGCGTGAATTCTATCCCATCGAAACGTGGAAGCGCTTTGTAGGATCGATTCCCGTAGAACGTTCGGCTCCTGCAAAAAATAGATCATTTCGAAAACGAAAAAGAATACGGAAGGAACAAAATGAAACCAATATTCGGAAATGATTTCCCGAAAGCCGGTCGTTTCCTCGGAAATTCTTTGCAGATACGATTTTACGTAAACGTATACGAGCGGACCGACCAAGGTGATCGAAGTGAACAACAGAAAAAACGAATACGGAATCTCCGCGAAACCGGGTTCAAAATACCAAGCGTATCGAAGAAGAATACTTCCGGTGATACAAAGAATCACGACGAGGGTCGCGTTGATTCGAGTTTTTTTGATCGATTCCAGGAACGAATAGAAGAACGCGTTGGCCGCGCCGAAATAGATCCAGTACGTAAGGCTTGCATTCAAAAATTCCATCTCGTTTTCAACTCCGTCTTTCACGTTCCTTCTTACGTTCGGATGAATCCGTCCGAACTTTAAGTCCTATCCGATCGGATCGAGCGGCCCGACCGATCGGGCGGGTCGACTTGGGTTTCGTTTCGGTTTATTCTTTCCCGTATGAAACGTCAAACACATCCACTTGCGATATTACAATTGAAAGGAACCCAAGAAGAAATGGGACGTCAATTCGGAGAGATCATGAAGACCATCGGTCAATTCGATCCGGTCTTCGATTTTTATCCGGTGATGGCCCGCAACTTACTTTTGGGAAGTCTTCCAAGGAATCGACGCAACTTTCTTGCAAAAGGATTCTTATCCATGTATCTCAAATTCTCTCAGAATCAAATGAGAAAACACAGACCCGATGAATTTTCTAAACGGACAATCGCCGCTCTTGATGCCGCCGGTAAAACGTCCAAGATCGAAAGGGATCTTTTTACGATGGACGCGTTTCAAAACTCGGTCGGTCTCTTGGGTTTGATTCAAATGTTACCCGAGCTCGCGCATTTCGGAGAACCAGGCAAAGCTCAACTGATCCCCGCTTGCACAAGCGCCGCGGTCTGGGGAAATCAAAGCGAAGACGGAATGTTATACCACGCCCGCAACTTCGACTTTCCCGGCGTGGACGTTTGGGATCTAAGACCCGTAGTCGTTTTCTGTACGCCGAATCAAGGTCTTCGTTACGGTTATATCGCCTGCAGAGGAGCGGACGCGCCCGGAATCACCGCGTTTAACGAAGCGGGTTTGACGTTATCGTTTCATACCCGTTTTCACAAAAGAATCGGATCCAAAGGTTTGGGGGTGATCGACTTCGGGCACAAAATTATTTCCGAAGCGCATAACATCGCTCAGGCGGTCGAGATCGCGCAAAAACACAAGATCAACTCGACTTGGGGCGCGATCGTTACGAGTTGCAACGAAAAAGGTTCGAAAGCCGCGGTCATCGAAACCAATTTCGGAGACGTGGACGTGACGTATTCTCAACCGGGCGGAGAATCTTTCGTAAACACGAATCACTATTTCAGTCCGCGTCTTCAAAACGGAGAAATTCTCGCCTCCCCCGTTTTTTACAATCACAGCTTGGGAAGATACAAACGTGCGCAACAGATTCTCGCCGAAAAAAGATCCAAGGGAACGAGCGTAAAGGATCTGCAGGATTTGTTAAACGACACGATCGATCCGAGTAGCGGAGAATCCAGACTTATGGGTTCCACGATTCGTCAAATCACTTCCGTAAAATCCGTTGTGATGAGCCCCGAAGCCGGTAAATTATTTGTTTCCATCGGAGCGGCGCCGACCGGAGGCGGACCCTATGTGGAAATTCCGATTTCTTGGGAAAAAACCCCGGGTTATAAGATCGTAGGCTCGGACGAAATTTCAGAATCGAAAAAGAAAAACAAAAACAAAAACGTAAATGAAAAGGAAAAAACTGCGATATCCGAAACGGCGATCGAATATTATAAAAACGCGATGCTTATCAACGACGATCCGAAACTGGGAGGTATAAACGAAATCTTTTCCGAGTTGGACAAAGCGAAAAAAATTTCCGCAATGGACCCTTCGATCTCGTTTTTACAGGCGATTCTAAAATTGGAAACGGGAGAATGGAAAGAAGCGATCCGTCTTTTGGAAGAATCGGCTTCGCTGGAATCCGGTTTGTTTCGAAAAAATCAGGCGCATCTCTGGCTCGCTCGAACTCATTCCGCGATCGGAATGAAAAAGTCGGCCGATCATTATTATCAAAAAGTTACGAACGGACCGAACACCACGGACGGGCTTGTTTGGAAACAAAAGGCGTATTCGGATAACGGTTCTTATTCGAAACGTAAGTTAAAACAGGTTTCGCCTAACTTTTTACTGGTGGACGTAAACGAACTCTAAATCACAATCAGCGTATGGATCTAAAAGAAGCCGAAGATTTTTGCATACGCTGGTTGTCTTCTTGGACGGGAAATCAACCGGACCGTTTGATTCGATTTTACGACGACGAAGCGTTCTATTCCGACCCGACCGCACGAAAAGGATTTCAAGGTAAGAATAAAATTCTTTCCTATTTTAAGATTCTGCTTCGCAATAATCCGAACTGGATTTGGACGCACGAAGAAATCATACCGAACGAAAAAGGTTTCGTTTTAAAGTGGAAGGCCAAAATTCCCGTCAAAGAAAACGAAATCGTCGAATACGGGATGGATATCGTGGAAGTCGAAAACGAAAAGATCGTGCGTAACGAGGTCTATTTCGACACGAGAAAGTTAATGGAGAATATTCGTAATTCTTGATATTCTAATTCGATTCCTCCGAGAACGCAAGGAGAGCGCTCGGATTCAAAATCGCGATTCCTTTTTTGGAACTTTCTACGAGACCTTCTTTTTTCAAACTTCTGAGTTCCCGGACGATCACTTCGCGGACGGTTCCGATCGAATCCGCGAGTTCCTGTTGCGATAACTTTACGGATAAATACGGAGGAGTTTCGCTACTCACCGCGTTTAAAAGAAGATGACGCGCCAATCTCTGACGAACTCCCGTAAACGCGATCCCGTATACTTCCCGCAAAGCCGCGTACACTCTTTTGGCGCATTCTTCCGCGAAAGCCCATGCGAGCTCGGGCGATTTTTTTCCGAAGTATTTGAGGTCGTCGAAAGAAACGGCCAGCACTTCCGAATCGCTCAAGGCCTGGACGAAGGTTTCCTCGGGTTCTCCGAATTTCGTTCCCACCGCGAGCGCACCCACGATCCCCATCATTTCTCCCTGTTTCGCATAACGCACCGTGGTTTGTCTTCCCGAAGGGGAAAAAAGATACATCCTGAAAATTCCGGATAACACCAAGGCAGCATAACGTGTTTCGTTTGGAGCGTTTTGCTGGATCATCTGTCCTTCGGAGAACTTGACGATTTGTCCCTTTTCCAAAAGAGGCCAATACGATTCTTTTTTTAAAGGGAAGAATATGCTGAGCTCCACCGCCCTCGCGATTTCGTCCGTCAGTTTCATTCCGCCTCCCGAAGAATCCGATCCGAATTTTTTTAATCCGAACTGGAACAAAAGTTCCAGGAGATTCGGATCATGCAAGGTATGCTAAGGCGAATTCGTACCGAGTCAAGAGATTCAGCGCGAATCGGAGGTCACAACAGCTTATGAAAATTCTCAAATACAGCGTTCGGTTTTTATCGATCGTTTCGGTTTTGTCCGCATTCGGATGTTTTTTAGGAGCCCCTTTAAAAAAAGGGGCCAACCCCTGGAATCAAAACCGGCCCCGGGAAATAAGTTTTTCCAGTTGGGAAGAAGTTTTTTCCAAACCGAGCAAACTCGAAGTTAAGGCGCTTTTAACCGGACACGTTCTTACGGGTCCTTCCATTCTGATCGATTCCAAAAATCCAAAAACGCCCGAGGATCAAAAGATCGAACAATGGGTTCCCGCTCTGAGTTATTTGGTTCGTCATCCGGTTCACGGAAATTTTTTGATGGATTCGGGAGTTCCTTCCGTGGACGAAAAAGGGAATTGCGATTTCAGTCTGATCGGTCCGTTGTTCAACGTTCCTTGTCGCTCCGAAAGGGGATTCGATTCAGCAAGTCAGTTGAGTAAATTAAACATTCGGAATGAAGATTTGAAATTCGTTCTGATCTCTCATCTGCACTGGGATCATATCGGAGGAATGGAAGCCCTTAGATCGAGAGGACCGATCCGAGTTTTGATTTCCGAAGAGGAAGCCGAAGACGCTAGCAAGGCGTTTTCCATTTTACACGGATACGCTCCCCGCGCGCTATCGGTCGATTTCGATCTTTCCGTTTTACCGAAGGATAAGTTCAAAGAAATGCCTATATTAGGAAAAGTTTATGATCTTTTCGGAGACGGTTCGGTTTGGATCGTCGCGGCCCACGGTCATACGGAAGGAGAACTGGCCGTTTTGTTAAACGAAGTCTCCGGTCCGATGTTGTTTACGTTCGATTCCTCCCATTTGAAAGCGGGTTTTGAAAACGAAATCGCTCCGGGCGCGACCGTAAACAAGGATAAAAGCGTCGATATCATCCGGAGAATGCGTTCTTTCGCCGCGACCTATCCCAAAGTAAAAGTGATCTACGGACACGAACCGACTCAGTGGAGCGATAAACGGATCGTATCGTTGAGCGGAAACAAACCTTAAGATTTCGATTCGGACCGTCGAGGGGACCCGTTTCCCCTCAATTTTTCGATCTTCTCCTCGATTCCCTTTTTTTCCGTTCGAGTTTTTGCGAGAGAATGAGCTTTACGAAAATGGAATATGGATTTTTCAGGATTTTTCTTTTTATAAAGTTCCGCGAGCAATAAAAAGTAAAAATGATTGTCTTCGAGTTTTAAATTCTCCGCTTCTTTTAATGCGACATTCTCCCCTTTGACCTTATACAACGCGAAAATTCTGTTTAAGGCCACGCTCGGCGAATAATTGATTTTCAAAAGCCGATCGTATGACTGAAGAATTTCCTCCCATTTTTCCTCCGAATCCTCTTTGATACAATGCCAATACGCGATCCGCGCCTCCCAGTGATAGGAACTGATTTCGTTTCCCTTCGCCGAAAGAGCGAGATAACGTATTCCTTGTCCTATGAGTTCCCGATCCCAGAGCTCTTCGTTTTGATCTTCGTAAAGGACGAAAGAATCTTCCTCCGTTCTACGCGCTTCGAACCGGGAAGCGTGAAAACACATAAGAGCGACTAACGCGTTTGTTTTAGGACGATTCGTTTTCGGATTTTCGGAAAGCATCAAAGCCAAACGCAAAGCCTCCAGACAAAAATCCTTTCTCAAAATTTGATTTTGAGTTTTGGAATAATATCCTTCGTTGAACAGAAGATAGACGATGTGCAACACGTTGTCCAATCTGGTTTCGATCTCCGCTTCGGGAGGAAGTTCCATACTTACGTTTTCGCTTCTCAGTTTTTCTTTGGCTCTGAAAAGACGTTTGTTGATCGTTTCCTTATTGGATAAAAACGCTTCCGCGATCTCGTCGATTCCGAAACCGCAAAGAATCCGCAACGCCAAACCGATCTGAGCCTCGCTCGCAATCGCGGGATTACAAACCGCGAAGAGCATTTTCAACTGACTGTCTTGAATGTTGCGCGGAGAAAAATCCGGTTCGGAGTCCGAGGATCGGCTTTCGATTCTTTCGTTTCTCGAAACGAGTTCGGGTATGATTTTTTTAGCGAGAATTTTGTTTCTTCGAAAATGATGCAGCGTTTTTTGTTTCGCGACCACGTAGAGCCACGCGGTCGGATTTTTCGGAACACCTTTGATTCCCCAGTTTTCGGCCGCGACTAAAAACGTTTCGCTGACGATGTCTTCGGCGGTTTCGATATGTTCCAATCCGAATTTGTTGCTGATCACCGCGACCATCTTCGAAAATTCCCTTTGAAACAGATGTTTTAGATCGTATTCTTCTTCCATAAAATTGGATCGGATCGAAGAAAACGGAATATCGTTCTCGTCGAAAACAATATTCCGTTTTTTGAATGTTTATCCGATGACCTGTCTGACTTCCACGCTTCCGCCCGCGTCCAACGCCGGACATCCGTGAGCGAGCGTAATCGCTTCGTCCAAACTTTCCGCTTTGACCACGATAAAACTTCCGAGTCGTTCCCTGATTTCGACGAAGGGACCGTCCGTGATCACCCCGCCCGATTTCAAAACCTTGCCTTCGGTCGCAAGTCTCGGACCGTTGTCCGCGAACTTTCCCTGCGCTACGATTCCGCTCACCCAGTCCTGCCACTTTTTGGAAAGCGCCTGCATCTCATTCGGACTCGCGTTCGTATAATCGTAACTCGGTTGTCTGAATAATAGTAAAAAGTCTTTCATAAAAT
This genomic stretch from Leptospira kmetyi serovar Malaysia str. Bejo-Iso9 harbors:
- a CDS encoding C45 family peptidase, whose amino-acid sequence is MKRQTHPLAILQLKGTQEEMGRQFGEIMKTIGQFDPVFDFYPVMARNLLLGSLPRNRRNFLAKGFLSMYLKFSQNQMRKHRPDEFSKRTIAALDAAGKTSKIERDLFTMDAFQNSVGLLGLIQMLPELAHFGEPGKAQLIPACTSAAVWGNQSEDGMLYHARNFDFPGVDVWDLRPVVVFCTPNQGLRYGYIACRGADAPGITAFNEAGLTLSFHTRFHKRIGSKGLGVIDFGHKIISEAHNIAQAVEIAQKHKINSTWGAIVTSCNEKGSKAAVIETNFGDVDVTYSQPGGESFVNTNHYFSPRLQNGEILASPVFYNHSLGRYKRAQQILAEKRSKGTSVKDLQDLLNDTIDPSSGESRLMGSTIRQITSVKSVVMSPEAGKLFVSIGAAPTGGGPYVEIPISWEKTPGYKIVGSDEISESKKKNKNKNVNEKEKTAISETAIEYYKNAMLINDDPKLGGINEIFSELDKAKKISAMDPSISFLQAILKLETGEWKEAIRLLEESASLESGLFRKNQAHLWLARTHSAIGMKKSADHYYQKVTNGPNTTDGLVWKQKAYSDNGSYSKRKLKQVSPNFLLVDVNEL
- a CDS encoding YciI family protein, yielding MKDFLLLFRQPSYDYTNASPNEMQALSKKWQDWVSGIVAQGKFADNGPRLATEGKVLKSGGVITDGPFVEIRERLGSFIVVKAESLDEAITLAHGCPALDAGGSVEVRQVIG
- a CDS encoding Crp/Fnr family transcriptional regulator, with translation MKLTDEIARAVELSIFFPLKKESYWPLLEKGQIVKFSEGQMIQQNAPNETRYAALVLSGIFRMYLFSPSGRQTTVRYAKQGEMMGIVGALAVGTKFGEPEETFVQALSDSEVLAVSFDDLKYFGKKSPELAWAFAEECAKRVYAALREVYGIAFTGVRQRLARHLLLNAVSSETPPYLSVKLSQQELADSIGTVREVIVRELRSLKKEGLVESSKKGIAILNPSALLAFSEESN
- a CDS encoding MBL fold metallo-hydrolase; protein product: MKILKYSVRFLSIVSVLSAFGCFLGAPLKKGANPWNQNRPREISFSSWEEVFSKPSKLEVKALLTGHVLTGPSILIDSKNPKTPEDQKIEQWVPALSYLVRHPVHGNFLMDSGVPSVDEKGNCDFSLIGPLFNVPCRSERGFDSASQLSKLNIRNEDLKFVLISHLHWDHIGGMEALRSRGPIRVLISEEEAEDASKAFSILHGYAPRALSVDFDLSVLPKDKFKEMPILGKVYDLFGDGSVWIVAAHGHTEGELAVLLNEVSGPMLFTFDSSHLKAGFENEIAPGATVNKDKSVDIIRRMRSFAATYPKVKVIYGHEPTQWSDKRIVSLSGNKP
- a CDS encoding helix-turn-helix domain-containing protein, which encodes MEFLNASLTYWIYFGAANAFFYSFLESIKKTRINATLVVILCITGSILLRYAWYFEPGFAEIPYSFFLLFTSITLVGPLVYVYVKSYLQRISEETTGFREIISEYWFHFVPSVFFFVFEMIYFLQEPNVLRESILQSASTFRWDRIHAATLIACIQVSSYSILCLRVYLHISRKYEIYELKLVWAVLLLPVLANILIGSAFFIKNEILFKSGASCIVLVILLMFVLKENHPGFFNEMTVAIRNSKYQNTILLNEEIERANLRLKDIMEKQAFYRDGELRLVDLAAGLGLSLHQTSRYLNEVQKMSFYELVNHYRVQEACKRLISEPNKGVLDIGYEVGFNSKSAFNSQFAKVTGFSPALYRKNHSASE
- a CDS encoding RNA polymerase sigma factor; this encodes MEEEYDLKHLFQREFSKMVAVISNKFGLEHIETAEDIVSETFLVAAENWGIKGVPKNPTAWLYVVAKQKTLHHFRRNKILAKKIIPELVSRNERIESRSSDSEPDFSPRNIQDSQLKMLFAVCNPAIASEAQIGLALRILCGFGIDEIAEAFLSNKETINKRLFRAKEKLRSENVSMELPPEAEIETRLDNVLHIVYLLFNEGYYSKTQNQILRKDFCLEALRLALMLSENPKTNRPKTNALVALMCFHASRFEARRTEEDSFVLYEDQNEELWDRELIGQGIRYLALSAKGNEISSYHWEARIAYWHCIKEDSEEKWEEILQSYDRLLKINYSPSVALNRIFALYKVKGENVALKEAENLKLEDNHFYFLLLAELYKKKNPEKSIFHFRKAHSLAKTRTEKKGIEEKIEKLRGNGSPRRSESKS
- a CDS encoding nuclear transport factor 2 family protein codes for the protein MDLKEAEDFCIRWLSSWTGNQPDRLIRFYDDEAFYSDPTARKGFQGKNKILSYFKILLRNNPNWIWTHEEIIPNEKGFVLKWKAKIPVKENEIVEYGMDIVEVENEKIVRNEVYFDTRKLMENIRNS